The sequence TAATGACAGTGTCCCTGCAGCAGAAATGGTTTTTAAACGCACACCAAGCCAAGTTGGCCGCAATGTGGAGCTCTGCCATCCGCCAAAAGTCTTGGATAAGGTTAAGAAGGTTTTTGAACTCCTGCGCAGCGGTCAGCGCGATAAAGTGGAAATGTGGTTTCAATCTGAACGCCTAGGTAAATTTGTCTATGTGACCTATGCGGCTGTTCGTGACCAAGCAGGTGATTTTCAAGGTGTCCTTGAGTACGTGCAAGACATCAAACCATTCTTTGAACTAGATAGTGATTTCAATCGAGATATATAGGTGGAACGACAAAAGGTCTGAGATCAGACAGTATGTCTCTCAGTTGTTGGATACTTGTTCAACAATTGGAAGATATATCATTATGATCCAGACTTTTTGTTTTATTGTTGTGAAATAAATGCCAATCAAATAAATCTCTTTTTAAGCTGTCTGACTGCTAAGCCATAAAAGAGAATAATGTAGATGACATTAAGTCCTAGAAATAAGGCTAATTCTGGCAGGGTAAAAGGTATTAAGGTGCGAGCTCGAAGACCTACAGCAACTTGGTCATAAGGAAAGATAGTAAATAGACTGTTCCCAATAAAGAGGGTCATGAGACCAGCCATAGACAAAATAGCAGAGATGAGAATAGGCACTGCAAAGTTTTTCAGGCGAATACCGATAAAAATTTGAATGGTAACAATAGTAATGGTAGCCAGCCAGCCTGTAATAGACCAGAGTAAAAAGTCTGGCAGAAAACTGACAAAAGATACTTTCAAAAGGACAGCGCTAAGCATGTAAAAACATAGCACCAATAATTGACTGATAGCCATAACCACCGATAAACTAGCGATCTTTGCTAAAACAATGCGACTAGATTTGATAGGAATGGTCAAGAGCCGCTGCCAGTTTTTGTTACTTTCCTCAAAGTGACAGCTGATGGAACAGATGGTTCCAATGAGGATAGGGGTAAAAATTTGTGAGGCATAGAAAATCGTTTGTCCCCAGAGGATAGAAGCTTCTGTACCATCAACAAGGTAGTTACGATTAAGGGCAAACAGCATTGTTCCTAATAAGGTCCCGACAAGATTGAAGAAGATAAGTGTTATCGGAATAGCACTTTTCCTGATTTTTTTAAATTCAAATGTTATCATAATAAGTTCGCCTTTCCGATAAGTTTTTTACTGACAAAAATAGCTAAAAGAACGATAAGCAGCAGAGCCACTAATTTTAAGGGATAGCTACTATCGTATTGGAAAAGGTAAGTATGGGCTCCAGTTATCCGCTTAGCAATTCCCATCATTGAGAAGTATTGCCAAGGAACAAAGAAACGAATAGGTAGGGGTAGAGCACTGATACCGACAAATGATAGGAAGGCACCAATTAGACCTGTAACTACCGTCACACTTGCTTTTTGGTAGATAAATGCCAAGCAAAGATGAAGGCAAGATAAGAACATACAGACTAAAAAAGTTGTCAGCAAAGAGAGACTTAATTGAGGAGGTGTTACCTTGACTTGCGCAGCTTGAATGATGAATTTTAAGAAGATGGTTTGTAGCCAACTGACCATAAAGGCAAAAATGGCCATCAAGCTTAGCTTGGCTTTAAAAAGTTGCCAAGGACTTTCATTGCTGGTTTGCAACAGCTTAAAAGTCTTTCCCAAGTGCTCCATTTCTAGTAGTCTGGATGCCAAAACAGAAATAAAAAGCGGTAGGATAAGGTCATTTATGTAGGCCATGTCAAAGATGGCATTGTAGGCTTCATGTGTATTAGCCAGCTCATGAGTGATAACAACACTGATCCAGACTAATTCCACAACAATAATGACAATCAAGGACAGCAAGAAAGAGCGTCTTTTTAATTTAGTAAATTCTAAGCCTAAATTAAGCATTACAAGACACCTCCTTCCCGCCCTGTCATATCAAGAAAGATATCTTCCAGCGATTTACGTACCATGCGGACTTGGTAAATATCAATATTATTTGCCACTAAAAGTTTGACGGCCGCTGCAATGTTAGCTTTGTTGTAATCTTTGAGTACCAAGTCCTGATTTTCTTCTAATTCAAAACCTTTTCGCATCAACAGCTGTTCAGCGAATGCATCATCACTAGTCTCAAAAAGGTATTTTTCATCTTCTTCCAACTTAGTAAGTTGCCCTTCAAAAAGTAGTTTTCCTTTGTTAATAATACCGACAGTGGTAGCCATCTGTTCAATCTCTGACAAGATGTGGCTGGAAATGATGATGGTCATGTCGTATTTTTGTGGCAAAGACTTGATGAGTTTACGGATTTCCTGAATACCAGCAGGATCTAGTCCATTGGTGGGCTCGTCTAAAATCAGTAGTTTAGGGAATTTGACAATGGCTAAGGCAATACCTAAACGTTGCTTCATGCCTAGCGAATAGTTTTTAACTAGCTTATCTTTTTGCTCATAGAGTTTGACAATTTTCAAAACCTTGTCAATATTTTCCTTGGGGAGTTTAAGCAAACGTTGAATAATCTCTAAATTTTCATAACCGGTCAAATTAGCATAGTAGGATGGTTCTTCAATGAGAGAGCCTACATTTGAAAGTAGTGCAATTTGATTGCTGTCGAAATTTTTGCCAAAGAGCTTAATAGAGCCATGCGTTGGTTGCAGCAGTCCTAAGAGCATTTTCATAGCCGTACTTTTGCCAGCACCGTTGGGTCCTAAAAAACCGTAAATTTCATTTTTTCTAACATGAATTGAAAGCTGATTAACGGCTGACTCACCTGAAAAATCCTTGCTTAACTGCTTGGTCTCAATAATGTAATTGTTCATTTTGCTTCTCCTTTAAATCATTTAGGGTCCTGTCGTTCCCTTCTTGACACTTTTCATTATAGTGAAGCTTCTTTATCGCAACCTACTCTCTTCCTTAATTCTTTCTTAATTTTGTTTTGAATTCCTTGGCTCAGAAAACGTATGTTATACTAATTTTATCGAGGTAATAGCATGAATTATAAAGAGAAAGAAATCTTAATTTTAGATGACAATCCAGAAATTTTAGAAATGGTGCAAGAGTCTTTAAGCATTGCTGGCTTTAACAATCTAACAAGTGTGCAATCACAAAAGGAAGCTTTGGAACAATTTGGAGAAAAATCCTTTGATTTAGCCATTTTAGATATCATGTTACCTGAAGGTTCAGGCTTTGAAGTTCTAAAAGACATCCGTAAGACCTCTACAATTCCTGTTTTGTTTTTGTCGGCAATTTCAGATATTGAAAAACAATATCAAGGTTTTGAGTTGGGAGCTGACGATTATATTGTTAAGCCTTTTCGACCAAGAGATTTGGAACTACGAATCCTTTCTATTTTAAAAAGATCCTATCCTGAAAAGGATGATACCCTTATTTTACCTACGTGTCAGGTCAACTTTGGTCAAGCTTTGATTACCAAAGGAGAATTGGAAATTCAGTTGACAGCTAAGGAATACAGTATTCTTAAGGTCTTATATGACAATCAAAATCGCATTGTTACCTTTGATCAACTCTTAGAAAAGGTTTGGGGCTTGCAATATCAAGGTTATGAAAATACTATGATGGCACATATTCGCAAAATTCGACAAAAGATTGAAGCCAATCCTTCTAAACCAGTCAGTCTTATTACTATTAAGGGGCTGGGCTACCAGTTACGGGTGGATTAGATGACAACCTTTAAGTATTTTTCCAAGGTGTTATTAACCTATTTTGCAACCGTGGTTTTTCTGGGGCTGACTGCTATCTTTATCTTTTTATTTGGCAGCTACCACATCATTGACAATATGAGGCAAGGTCAAGAAAAACCTACTGCCCTAGTGCAGACTATTGTCAGTCATGGCCAGTTGCAGTTAAGCACTAAAATAAAAAAACTTTAGATAAGCAAAAGATTTGGCTCATGCTCCTATCTGAGCAGGGAGAGATAAAGAAGTCTTATCGCTTACCAGATAAACTCAATCGCCATTATACTATGGCAGATATTGCTCGCTCATCACGCTGGTATCTGAATGACTATCCTGTCTTTACCTTTGTGGTTGGCAAAGATATCCTTATCCTTGGCTACCCTAAAAGCGCTTATGATAAATTCCCAGCCAACTATTACAATGTGCAGAATTTCTTTGACATTGCCAAGCTAGCTCTAGGTATTTTCTTAGGAACCCTCATGATTTTGCTCCTTATCTACCTTCGTTCCCAGTGGCGCTTTCGCAGGGAATTTAAGCCCATTACTCAGGCCTTATCAGATCTGTCTGATAACCAGCCAGTCGTTCTTGATGAAAAGGGTAACCTGTCTGAAATTAAGGCAGCTCTTAACCAGACTTCCCAGCTCCTTATTGAGAACAAAGAGCTGCGTAGCCATTGGGTCCGCGGCATCAGCCATGATTTGCGCAATCCCCTGACCCTTATCCTAGGCTACACCAGTCAGCTAGAGAGTCTCAATGGCAGCAGCCAGCAGACCCGACAGATTGAGGCCAATATCCATAAGATGGAGCACATTATTTCCAATCTTAACATGAGTTATCTCCTAGAAAACCAAGATATTGAGCAGGAGATGACCATCTTTGACCTCAATAGCCTTCTCAGACAAATCATTGCCGACCTTTACAACACTTACGAAGACCTAGACTTGACTTTTGACCTGCCAGAAGAGGCAACCGTGATTTCTGGCAACAAGACCTTGATGACTCGTGCGGTTAATAATCTGCTCCTCAACAGTCTTACGCATAATAATGAGCCTCAGCTAAGTCTGTCCCTGACTCATAACAATCAGCAAGCCCTGCTGACCATCTCGGATAGAGGTGCTATCACTGATGAGAAAATCCTTGAACTCAACCAGAAATCTCGCAACTATGACACCCATGGCATGGGCACTGTTATCACTAAGCAAATCATAACACTTCATCAAGGTGAGACTGTCTTTTCGGACAATCATCCAGGCTTGAAGGTAACCATTACTTTGCCTTTAAAAGATGACTTTTAGACTTAAGCATTATGTTAGTCACTTTTAAATTATTATTTAAGAATGTTAGCAAACTTCTGACCTTTATCTTTTCATTGAATCGTTTTGATTAACCACCCTTTAGCAATCTATGCTATAATGAAATTTATGACTTCTAACATCAGTGATTAAAAAACGAAGGATCCCTATTATGGTATATGGTGCGAAAAATAAAATCTTGTATTTTAATGGTAAAAGTATGGATTATGCCATGTTTGGTTATGGTGAAGAATCTTTACTGATTATTCCTGGGCTAGGTGATGGTATCGCTACGGTCAAAGGGATGGCTCAAACTTTGTCACTTTCTTATCGAACACTTGCTAGACGATATAAAGTCTATGTCTTCAGTCGAATCTATGAATTGCCGGAAAAGTATAG comes from Streptococcus troglodytae and encodes:
- a CDS encoding ABC transporter permease produces the protein MLNLGLEFTKLKRRSFLLSLIVIIVVELVWISVVITHELANTHEAYNAIFDMAYINDLILPLFISVLASRLLEMEHLGKTFKLLQTSNESPWQLFKAKLSLMAIFAFMVSWLQTIFLKFIIQAAQVKVTPPQLSLSLLTTFLVCMFLSCLHLCLAFIYQKASVTVVTGLIGAFLSFVGISALPLPIRFFVPWQYFSMMGIAKRITGAHTYLFQYDSSYPLKLVALLLIVLLAIFVSKKLIGKANLL
- a CDS encoding response regulator transcription factor, giving the protein MNYKEKEILILDDNPEILEMVQESLSIAGFNNLTSVQSQKEALEQFGEKSFDLAILDIMLPEGSGFEVLKDIRKTSTIPVLFLSAISDIEKQYQGFELGADDYIVKPFRPRDLELRILSILKRSYPEKDDTLILPTCQVNFGQALITKGELEIQLTAKEYSILKVLYDNQNRIVTFDQLLEKVWGLQYQGYENTMMAHIRKIRQKIEANPSKPVSLITIKGLGYQLRVD
- a CDS encoding ABC transporter permease is translated as MITFEFKKIRKSAIPITLIFFNLVGTLLGTMLFALNRNYLVDGTEASILWGQTIFYASQIFTPILIGTICSISCHFEESNKNWQRLLTIPIKSSRIVLAKIASLSVVMAISQLLVLCFYMLSAVLLKVSFVSFLPDFLLWSITGWLATITIVTIQIFIGIRLKNFAVPILISAILSMAGLMTLFIGNSLFTIFPYDQVAVGLRARTLIPFTLPELALFLGLNVIYIILFYGLAVRQLKKRFI
- a CDS encoding ABC transporter ATP-binding protein, giving the protein MNNYIIETKQLSKDFSGESAVNQLSIHVRKNEIYGFLGPNGAGKSTAMKMLLGLLQPTHGSIKLFGKNFDSNQIALLSNVGSLIEEPSYYANLTGYENLEIIQRLLKLPKENIDKVLKIVKLYEQKDKLVKNYSLGMKQRLGIALAIVKFPKLLILDEPTNGLDPAGIQEIRKLIKSLPQKYDMTIIISSHILSEIEQMATTVGIINKGKLLFEGQLTKLEEDEKYLFETSDDAFAEQLLMRKGFELEENQDLVLKDYNKANIAAAVKLLVANNIDIYQVRMVRKSLEDIFLDMTGREGGVL